The proteins below come from a single Papaver somniferum cultivar HN1 chromosome 11, ASM357369v1, whole genome shotgun sequence genomic window:
- the LOC113321558 gene encoding uncharacterized protein LOC113321558, whose amino-acid sequence MGDHKIVEEDHHSRSDQILLLTYPSSAVYYVQSPSDHSTNTDCRNNELAFVSSPYGSDDKYTSTNARNSVHGQDVSRSLLSRYSSSRGSNNSFVHEKKITYGANEDFHEKSIGMDEIDEDDDDPCLVLCEKKQKDQHHHEERKCCEIENDFYDDDDFYEDGRRTGFWRLFSFGTYRSCWWTLIQIFWRSLVSFGVALLVFYLATKPPTPKISIKVARIPNFLLSEGVDASGVTTKILNCNCSLALEVDNRSKLFGLHIHPSTIRMSFGPLIFATSRPTTKDFKLYAADATLTKFKLYIGAKNKAMYGAGRSMQDMLESGKGLPLVIKINLRSNFNVVWNYVKPKFSHYAECYLLVHGSYDKQHRTQAYNNYCKTITTTL is encoded by the exons atgggTGATCATAAGATAGTTGAAGAAGATCATCATAGTCGTAGtgatcagattttgcttcttaCATATCCTTCGTCGGCAGTGTACTATGTTCAAAGCCCATCAGACCATAGTACTAATACTGATTGCAGAAACAATGAGTTAGCTTTCGTAAGTTCTCCTTATGGATCTGATGATAAGTATACCTCAACCAATGCTCGTAATTCAGTCCACGGCCAAGATGTGTCTCGATCCTTACTCTCACGTTATTCGTCTTCTCGTGGCTCGAATAATTCTTTCGTACATGAGAAAAAGATTACGTACGGAGCTAACGAAGACTTTCATGAGAAGAGTATTGGTATGGATGAgatagatgaagatgatgatgatccgTGTTTAGTACTCTGcgaaaagaaacaaaaagatcaACATCATCACGAAGAAAGAAAATGTTGTGAGATCGAAAATGATTTTTATgacgatgatgatttttatgaagaTGGCCGGAGAACTGGATTTTGGAGACTGTTCTCGTTTGGTACATACAGATCATGTTGGTGGACTTTGATTCAAATATTCTGGAGAAGTTTAGTGAGTTTTGGAGTTGCATTGCTTGTTTTCTACTTAGCTACTAAACCTCCTACACCAAAAATATCTATCAAG GTGGCCAGGATTCCAAACTTTCTTTTGAGTGAGGGTGTGGATGCATCTGGTGTGACCACAAAAATCCTCAATTGTAACTGTTCACTGGCCTTGGAAGTCGACAACAGGTCAAAACTCTTTGGTCTTCATATCCATCCTTCCACCATCCGAATGTCCTTTGGTCCTCTCATTTTCGCGACGTCAAGGCCTACAACCAAG GATTTTAAATTATATGCAGCAGATGCTACATTAACAAAGTTCAAACTATATATTGGAGCAAAGAATAAAGCGATGTATGGAGCTGGGCGAAGCATGCAAGACATGCTTGAATCTGGAAAAGGATTGCCATTGGTGATTAAAATAAACTTAAGATCTAATTTTAATGTTGTATGGAACTATGTTAAACCTAAGTTTAGTCATTATGCAGAGTGTTATTTATTAGTGCATGGTTCTTATGATAAACAACATCGAACTCAAGCTTATAATAACTACTGTAAAACTATAACTACCACTCTGTGA